Within the Oncorhynchus kisutch isolate 150728-3 linkage group LG13, Okis_V2, whole genome shotgun sequence genome, the region ctttgtctttgtctttgtctttgtctttgtctttgtctttgtctttgtctttgtctttgtctttgtctttgtgtgtgtgtgtgtgtgtatgtgtgtgtgtgtgtgtgtgtgtgtgtgtgtgtgtgtgtgtgtgtgtgtgtgtgtgtgtacgcgtgtgcaATGATGAATGCAGTGATGAACGCAGTGATTAATGCAGTGATTAAGACAGGGATTAAGACAGGGATCATCATTAGCTTAAAACTATGTCCCTACTTTATGCAGAATATTACAGAATGGTTAGAGAAGGTCGTTGAGCCCATGTGGGTGTCATGGTTTTATggcatattataaactgggtggttcgagccctaaatgctgattggttaacagctgtggtatatcagagcgTATACCACGGGTTTGACAAAACACgtatttttactgctctgattacgttggtaaccagtttataatagggGGTTtgtgtcgtgcctaagaacagcccttagttgtTATACCACGTTTATActtagccatataccacacccttcCGTGCTTTATTGCCTAATTATAATCCCCAACAGAGTCTATGTACGAAGCACTCACCGTATCTAGCATGAGCATGGACGATTGTCTCTACACAGTAAGATGTAGTTAGTGGCCCTTGCGTCCTGAGAAACTGAAACACTTTCCAGTGGGATTTAACGTATTTACTTTGTCTGCAGGCTTTGATCCATTGTAATGAAGATGCTTGAACAGAATCTCTCTCCCTTCTGCCACACTCTCTGTAGTTGTCTGGAGCGTACTGTGCCGTTTTCCCAGCTCCGTGGGTAGGACATGTGGAAACACATGGGTTAGAAACAAAAGAGTTAGAATTGGGTTTAGGGTTGTCACGCCTACGCCCGCTCGCACTAACCACCGGCCCTGGCAACCATTATTATACACACCTGcaccccatcattatgcacacctggaccTAATCAGCaccttgattaccttccctttatttagccctcagtagcctcagtcatcagACAGTTTTGTTTTACGTTCTCTTGTTTTGTTTATCTGCATTTATTCATTATTAAAATCTCCTTCTGCACCCACTTCCTGACTCCTGACATATACATAACAAGGgatagggttcgttttagggttaggagctagtcttaggtttagggttaggatacggGTTAGGTTAAGGGGAAATTGGATTTTGAATGTGTGTCCCCACAATGTtagttgtacaagactgtgtgtgtgtgtgtgtgtgtgtgtgtgtgtgtgtgtgtgtgtgtgtgtgtgtgtgtgtgtgtgtgtgtgtgtgtgtgtgtgtgtgtgtgtgtgtgtgtgtgtgtgtgtgtgtgtgtgtgtgtgtgtgtgtgtgcgtgtgtgtgtgtgtgtgtgtgtgtgtgtgtgtgtgtgtggtaccttaattggggaggacgggctcgttgtaatgactggagtggaatagtgtcaaatacatcaaacacatgttttgatgccattccatttgctccactccagccattattatgtgctgtcctcctctccccagaACAATACTTGAGTCAGCAGAGAATATCACAGTAATGCAGCAAGAGGACTGAATCTGAATAGGGCTGCAGGGTCATTACGTAAATGTGGAAAGATGAGGGAGTCATGTTTGTATTTCATTAGATGGTGTTTTATTAAAACAATAAGGAGTCAGCTCAAGTATTTTAACAAAACACTAAGAAAATACTTTAAGGGTTACAGTATCATAGTACAATGACTTGTACCTATTAGCTTTAGGTACAGTATTTTACCTGCTATATTTTCGCTTGCACCGAGGAGAAAACAGTTAGGTGGAATGTAACATTGTAACATGCAGTTAGGGCGGAACGTATCGTATCAGGCTGTAAACTAAATGTGTTAAATTCAAGTATCAGTTTTAAAACAAAGTCAACTTACATACATAAACAATATTGCCAGTGCTATTTTCTGAGGTCAATAACAGAACATAATTTATTAAAGCTGtaatccttaatggtgaaacagCCACGTCCATTcacgatattacaacaacaaagacattAATGCAAACAACAAACCCTTTTTTCCCCCCACGGACATCCCTGCACACGTGATAGAACAGCCCGATATGTACCATGCTGCTGCAGACCAATTGGTACCATGCTGCTGCAGACCAATATGTACCATGCTGATCTGGACCAAAAATCCTGACAATGTGGCAGCCAATGGCGCTGTTCCCCCCGCtgcggattccatctttaaaTTAGCTCTTAGAATAAATACAACTAAAAGGATTGGTTTTCATTGAACTTACAAAAGTAATGTCAAAACAATCAGAGGCAGAAGAAAACATTTCTCAACAACATTTCTCAATAAAGATTCCAGGATgcaataaattaaataaatattcaaataaataaataaaaagttacatttaaaatacatttaaaagttTAATTCCAGAAACTATTTCAGCTGATGTCTTATCAGAGCTCAGTGGTCCTTTCTTTCAGAAGTACTGTGGGATTGACATCGTTGCTCCCCGACTGTGCTGTACTGGAATTGATGGTATTGGATCTATTGTCTTCTACGTCGGGCACATGAAAGGACGCCACAGGGCAAGGGCCCTTGACGTTGCTGCACACTAGCCTCTGCAAGGACGCAGTGTTGATGATGTCAAAGCCGACACTCCCGCCAAAGGTGCTGGGCTTCCAGTACTCTGGTGAACAAATGGGGTTTCCCATCAGGCCTTTCAGGGAGTAGGGGGCACCCATCTCCACCATGGTCTCCCCAAAGATGGCATTGGTTCTGGGCTTCTCCACCAGCAGACCTGGGTAGAGCTCCACAGCATCCACATGTCCATACATCTCCTCCAGCTCTGCAGCCATCTCCTTTTCTCctgggaaacacacagagagggaagtGTTCTGTTAGTTACTCAACCTGGCTTCTAAAGGAAATGTTACATTAGTTACTCTACTCAACCTGGCTTCTAAAGGAAATGTTACATTAGTTACTCTACTCAACCTGGCTTCTAAAGGAAATGTTACATTAGTTACTCTACTCAACCTGGCTTCTAAAGGAAATGTTACGTTACTCTACTCAACCTGGCTTCTAAAGGAAATGTTACGTTACTCTACTCAACCTGGCTTCTAAAGGAAATGTTACATTAGTTACTCTACTCAACCTGGCTTCTAAAGGAAATGTTACGTTACTCTACTCAACCTGGCTTCTAAAGGAAATGTTACGTTACTCTACTCAACCTGGCTTCTAAAGGAAATGTTACATTAGTTACTCTACTCAACCTGGCTTCTAAAGGAAATGTTACATTAGTTACTCTACTCAACCTGGCTTCTAAAGGAAATGTTACGTTACTCTACTCAACCTGGCTTCTAAGGGAATGTTACATTAGTTACTCTACTCAACCTGGCTTCTAAAGGAAATGTTACATTAGTTACTCTACTCAACCTGGCTTCTAAAGGAAATGTTACGTTACTCTACTCAACCTGGCTTCTAAAGGAAATGTTACATTAGTTACTCTACTCAACCTGGCTTCTAAAGGAAATGTTACGTTACTCTACTCAACCTGGCTTCTGAGGGAAATGTTACGTTACTCTACTCAGTTTGAGAGCTGTTTCGCAAGGATTTAGAGAGTATGTTTGACAGTCTGGATGCAATACAATATACATGGAAACAGATTAAATCTAAAAGTCCTCCAAACATCTCGCTTTTTTACActgtatctctcacacacacagaaacccttCTGGTTAATTCTCACACTTTTCTTAAAGAAAATCTTCCTCTTTCTGTGAGGCAGTGCAGAGCCTGTCAACTCCCCAAACACTCCTCTGTTTAGACCTGACACTCTGCCATCACTAACTGCTTTCTGGAACGAAAGTGCACATCTGTTTTCCCCACTGTAAGTTTACTCCAATATAGAACTTACCTCCACAGGATCTACTATATCTGTCCAGGATCTACTATATCTGTCCAGGATCTACTATATCTGTCCAGGATCTACTATATCTGTCCAGGATCTACTATATCTGTCCAGGATCTACTATATCTGTCCAGGATCTACTATATCTGTCCAGGATCTACTATATCTGTCCAGGATCTACTATATCTGTCCAGGATCTACTAGATCTGTCCAGGATCTACTAGATCTGTCCAGGATCTACTATATCTGTCCAGGATCTACTATATCTGTCCAGGATCTACTATATCTGTCCAGGATCTACTATATCTGTCCAGGATCTACTATATCTGTCCAGGATCTACTATATCTGTCCAGGATCTACTATATCTGTCCAGGATCTACTAGATCTGTCCAGGATCTACTAGATCTGTCCAGGATCTACTATATCTGTCCAGGATCTACTATATCTGTCCAGGATCTACTATATCTGTCCAGGATCTACTAGATCTGTCCAGGATCTACTATATCTGTCCAGGATCTACTATATCTGTCCAGGATCTACTAGATCTGTCCAGGATCTACTATATCTGTCCAGGATCTACTATATCTGTCCAGGATCTACTATATCTGTCCAGGATCTACTATATCTGTCCAGGATCTACTATATCTGTCCAGGATCTACTAGATCTGTCCAGGATCTACTAGATCTGTCCAGGATCTACTATATCTGTCCAGGATCTACTATATCTGTCCAGGATCTACTATATCTGTCCAGGATCTACTAGATCTGTCCAGGATCTACTATATCTGTCCAGGATCTACTATATCTGTCCAGGATCTACTATATCTGTCCAGGATCTACTATATCTGTCCAGGATCTACTATATCTGTCCAGGATCTACTATATCTGTCCAGGATCTACTAGATCTGTCCAGGATCTACTATATCTGTCCAGGATCTACTATATCTGTCCAGGATCTACTATATCTGTCCAGGATCTACTATATCTGTCCAGGATCTACTATATCTGTCCAGGATCTACTATATCTGTCCAGGATCTACTAGATCTGTCCAGGATCTACTATATCTGTCCAGGATCTACTAGATCTGTCCAGGATCTACTAGATCTGTCCAGGATCTACTAGATCTGTCCAGGATCTACTATATCTGTCCAGGATCTACTATATCTGTCCAGGATCTACTATATCTGTCCAGGATCTACTATATCTGTCCAGGATCTACTATATCTGTCCAGGATCTACTATATCTGTCCAGGATCTACTATATCTGTCCAGGATCTACTATATCTGTCCAGGATCTACTAGATCTGTCCAGGATCTACTATATCTGTCCAGGATCTACTAGATCTGTCCAGGATCTACTATATCTGTCCAGGATCTACTATATCTGTCCAGGATCTACTATATCTGTCCAGGATCTACTAGATCTGTCCAGGATCTACTATATCTGTCCAGGATCTACTAGATCTGTCCAGGATCTACTATATCTGTCCAGGATCTACTATATCTGTCCAGGATCTACTATATCTGTCCAGGATCTACTAGATCTGTCCAGGATCTACTATATCTGTCCAGGATCTACTAGATCTGTCCAGGATCTACTATATCTGTCCAGGATCTACTATATCTGTCCAGGATCTACTATATCTGTCCAGGATCTACTAGATCTGTCCAGGATCTACTATATCTGTCCAGGATCTACTATATCTGTCCAGGATCTACTATATCTGTCCAGGATCTACTATATCTGTCCAGGATCTACTAGATCTGTCCAGGATCTACTATATCTGTCCAGGATCTACTATATCTGTCCAGGATCTACTATATCTGTCCAGGATCTACTATATCTGTCCAGGATCTACTATATCTGTCCAGGATCTACTATATCTGTCCAGGATCTACTAGATCTGTCCAGGATCTACTATATCTGTCCAGGATCTACTAGATCTGTCCAGGATCTACTATATCTGTCCAGGATCTACTATATCTGTCCAGGCCAGTTTTATTACTATttcaaaaagtttaaaaaaatgtcacaTTTAAAATGCAAATGTGAACTATGCTATTATATCAGTAGCAACTAGAGGCACCTTTAGTTATTAGAGTTATTTAGTACCAGTCTTAACTGGTTTTAATGATTTCCTGTCCAAACAGGATAGTAGGATGTTACACCTTCTACTTTTAAATGGGAATTACACTAATTCATCACTACATAATAATCTAACTCAATCTCAATGTTTACAGGGTGATCAGTGTTTATGTTATAGCTGTGATGCTAATGGTGGTTCTCTCACCTGTGAGGTCTTCGAAGGAGGCGTATGGCTTCATGGAGAAACGTTTCCTGTAGGCGTTGAGGGACTGGTAGCGCATCTGTCTGCTGTTCTCTATGGACTTCAGAGCCACCATCATCACTGCTGGGGGGACGTTACGACCTCCAGCAACCTGAGGACGGACGAGGGAGAGGAAGTAAGTCGACCAGCCTCAAACAACAATGAGTTTCTCTTTATTTTGAATTACTGACATTCCCTCAGGGTAAACACTGAGGTACAATAGTTGGATTAAGTTTGCTTAAAACACAATAACATGCAAATTCATCCACCCATACTTCAGCCACCTTAAGTGGCCACTCAGAGCCCACAACTTAAATCCCACACAGAGTCTCTCACCCGTCCAGCGATCTGCTTGGTAAAGGACGCCACCAGGTTGGAGATGCCGTGTGTGGTGACCACGGAGGTGTTGAAGACAAACTGGGGGTAGGAGTAGACCTGCTCCTGTATGTGGAAGGCATCAGGCATCAGTGGGTGCCAGTGGTACAGGGTGTTGAACTCTGACGAGATGCGGTTCTGATACTGGAAACGCTCTTTGAAGAGAAGCTCCGGGTCGAACTTCAGCTTGAAGTTGTAGCCGCTCAGGTGCTGCACGTAGTCCTCAATCACAATCTTGATGGTCTCACCTATAAGAAGGAGCAAGGGGAGGGACAATTAGTTAGAGTATTTTGTTTTGTTATATTATTTATTTCTTCACCTAGTCTTTTACAAGATAGAGCAGTTAGAAGTTATTAAAAACCTTTCATTCCTCCATAAAGTCAATTTTAAAATAATGTCTCAGTGTTATCAATTCTCACCTACCCCTATTTGTATGGTACCACTGAACTGCCGACTCATCTGGCATATTAACAATGTGACCGACCGACAACTTTAGGTAGCAGCCATTAACACTTAACTATAGAGAAGTTGATGTGAAGGAGAATACCACTCCCTGTGACCAGACCCATCCAGAGGAAATGGGGTCATACTGCGGTTCATTAGCTCGCAATTTAGTCAAATATTGGATCTAGATGTCTCTATTTTAGAAACAAAGAACAGCTGTTTGCAAATTCAGCTAACCTACAGTATTTGATGGGCACAAGTTACAATACACAATGTTAATCCAGATACTATGTAAGATCTGACCACATGAGTATAAGCACATCATATAATAATGAGCAGCAAGTCCTACACCTCTTTTTTCCACATGCTGCCCGCTTAGACAACTCACCAATGAGAATGAGGCGTGATGTCTGGAAGAGCCTATCATCATCCCAGTCCGGATGGACCTCCTTCAGGACATCACAGACGCGGTTGTGTTCCCTCAGCCAGATAGTAGCGTACATCATGAGACCAGGCACCAGGCCGAATGCCTCATGGCCCACAGCGAAGCGGTGAGACTCAGGGACATGGGGAGGGTAGTGCATATCAGCCCCAACCTCTTTCACTGTAGGTGGGTACACCTCTCCATCCAGCAcctagagagagaaaaggtgagaGAAGAGACTGTCAGCTGGAGCTGTGACAAACAGTATAAGTTCAGTGATGTTCAAGGTGGTTTATGGTTGACAAGATCTGTTCAGTACCTGAAACTTCAGCTTGCCATCCTTGAAGAGCCGCAGTTTATGTTGCCTCTCAAGGTTTTCCCCGTAGATGTGACCAAGGTCCACCTAGAAAACAAGCATCGAAATCAGTCACATAGGCCTATATACATACGTCTTCTTTCAGTTAACTCCACCTCTCTGGGTGAAACCATGTTGTATTGTTCAGTGCATGTCTgctgtgtgctgtgctgtgtagttatatatacatgtatatagtcTACCCACCCCGTGGCCCTTGGCTTTAGTAAATGCCGGCCCCATCTTCTGGTCAGATTTGAAGAACTGGTGGGTGAAGTGTTGGGCGAAAAAAGCAAACATCAAGCTGGAACCCTGGGGGTCGGGGATAAATTTCCTCCTGATCAGGAGCTTCTCAGCCAGCatcttagcatcaggtagctctaTCTTACCTGCATGGGGGAAATACAATATTTCTGTCAATTTAGAGACTCTCACTTTCAATTTGAGTTTATACTTGGAATGAATTACTAATCAATGGCTAAATTATAGTTTGATTGTTTTTCTTTATATATCTTTCAAATGAACATTTTGCATGGAAACAACCTAACCTGATCCTATGTCCACCAAACCAAAAGCAAGCCTCTGTGAGGTAACAGTATCAAAAAGGTGTTGCCCGATATCCGCCATTGCAAAATCTCTGTGTTGAAATCAGTGAAACATCCTTTCTCATTACAATTAGTATGCTACAATCACTGTATGGGAATGCCACAAGAATGCCAGTGTCGCTCATTGAGTATGAATTTGTGCTGTGATTTTGCCTCATAGAAAACCTCAGTGAACAGCCAACTCTACGCTACAAGGACTGTCGGGCATGTGCATGATGTAATGGAGGTTAGACACGTTTTTTTATCTATCTGAGAGAAcaggtttggagagagagagagagagagagagagattacctACGACTCCCATAGGGGTTGGGCAATCCTTGGGCAGAGGAGGGAGGGTTCGTGTGTAGTAGGACAGGTTGGAGTAGGCTTCCCAGCTTTTATAATTATAGTCCGCATTGAAGGTCGGTGGACTGTCGATCAGATGAGAGCGGGCTTGAGAGAGCGAGAACAAAATTGATTAATATGAACTCAAAATAAACAGGGATAACTTTATATGTTATTGTAACCCTAATTATCAAATAGTTTTGACAATGCAAAACTTCACATCAATAGTTTTGACATTGTCAAATGGCAAGAGAGAAACGCTAATGAAGACTATGACATTATTGAACTCAACTCACATGTCAGAACATATCTCATGATAGCATCCCTGAGGAATGAAATGCTATTGATGATGTTCCAGACCCCCTTGTAGTTGGTGAGGAGGTAATGCACTGTGTTTGGGGTAGGCTTCAGAGACACTTTAATCCACGTGAAAAATTCAGCTGTCAAATCCAAATGAAAGCATATTAATTAAGTGTCTAGAGAGAAAAGATTGAGTTGTTTTTATGTTGATTTTTATACAGCTATCGGTATAT harbors:
- the ptgs2b gene encoding prostaglandin G/H synthase 2, giving the protein MNRIISALLFLPLGIIFVCEGGNPCCSQPCLNRGVCTAMGSEDYECDCTRTGFYGHNCTQPEFFTWIKVSLKPTPNTVHYLLTNYKGVWNIINSISFLRDAIMRYVLTSRSHLIDSPPTFNADYNYKSWEAYSNLSYYTRTLPPLPKDCPTPMGVVGKIELPDAKMLAEKLLIRRKFIPDPQGSSLMFAFFAQHFTHQFFKSDQKMGPAFTKAKGHGVDLGHIYGENLERQHKLRLFKDGKLKFQVLDGEVYPPTVKEVGADMHYPPHVPESHRFAVGHEAFGLVPGLMMYATIWLREHNRVCDVLKEVHPDWDDDRLFQTSRLILIGETIKIVIEDYVQHLSGYNFKLKFDPELLFKERFQYQNRISSEFNTLYHWHPLMPDAFHIQEQVYSYPQFVFNTSVVTTHGISNLVASFTKQIAGRVAGGRNVPPAVMMVALKSIENSRQMRYQSLNAYRKRFSMKPYASFEDLTGEKEMAAELEEMYGHVDAVELYPGLLVEKPRTNAIFGETMVEMGAPYSLKGLMGNPICSPEYWKPSTFGGSVGFDIINTASLQRLVCSNVKGPCPVASFHVPDVEDNRSNTINSSTAQSGSNDVNPTVLLKERTTEL